The sequence CGGGAACATACGCCGGGTGCCTGCTTACTGTCGGCGGGCTGGGAATGATTCTCTCGGTAATCGGTGCCACTCTCGGGGCCGTCGTGGGCGGGGCTGGCGTAGCGTTGCTGGCCGTTATCTTCCTCGCCCGGTCGATCTCGAAGTGGCGTGGGGCAAACGTCTGGGAGCGCCCCGGAGCGGGGACCGCAGCGTAACCGGCCGCACCGTTCCGTTCTACTCGTCCATCTGATCGCGGATGACGCCCTGGATGACTTCGATGCCGTCGATGATCCTGTCGTCGGCGATGGAGTAGAAGTTCCGCACACCGTCCCGTTCGCGGGTGAGCATCCCCTGATCACGCATGATCTTCAGGTGCTGGGAGAGTGTCGACTGGGGGATGTCGGTCTTCTCTTCGATCGTCGAGACCGAGTATGCCTCCCCGGACTTGAGCAGGTCCAGGATCTTCAGCCGATTCGCGTTCGCACAGATGCCACAGTACTCTGCGTGAGCCTCGTAGAACGCGTCGCTTTCGAGTTCGCTCATGGCGGTCCTAGGATCACTCGCTGTAAAGAAGATTCGCTCGCTACTGCACGGACGCCGCCCACCGTCGCGGTGGACCCGCCGTCGTCCCTCTCGACCGCCGAATTCGACCCGGATTTCACCCCGTACCTTCCTCCTGCTTATGGATAGGTTATCCGGTGGTACCGACGATATGGTATTGTGCAGTATTCCCAAAAGTGTTATCTGCCGTGGTCGGATACCGAGGTATCAGTAGAACATGACCACGAGTCGACTTCACTGCGGGGCCGCTCGCGAATGATCGACCTCGCATCGACGATCGAATTCCTCCGATCGGTGTCTCCAGTCGCCTTCGTTCTCGGCGAGGCGCTCGTCCTCTACGGCGTGACCGGCGTCCTCTTCGATCGGACCGGGTCCACCGTCAAAGCCGCGATCAAAGCGGAGTGACGATGGTCGGCGGGGTCTCTACGCTCTCCATCGTGGGCTTTGGTCTCTTCGGCGTGCTCGTGGGCGTCATCTTCGGATACTTCGGCATGGGATCGTTCATGGTGACGCCGACGCTGCTGGTGTTCGGCTACGACGCGACAGTCGCCGTCGGGAGTGGACTCGCCTTCGTCTTCGGTACGGCCGTCATCGCGACGCTGAAACACCGGGAGATGGGCCAGGTCGATTACACGCTCGGGATCGTCACGATCGTCGGAACGACGATCGGCATTGAGGTCGGCAAACGGGGGCTGCTTTACTTCCGGTCGATCGGCCTCGCCGACGGAATCGTGACGGCTGCGTACGTCCTGTTACTCGGGGGCGTGGGGGCGATGGTCATCCTGGAGGCGCTGGGCGAGGGTTCCTCGGGCGACGACGGCGACGGTACGGGGCGGTTGCCATGGGTCCCCACGCTCGGGATGCGGCCCTGTCTGTCGCTGCGCGGCGGCGTGAACATCTCCGCGTGGACACTCGTTCCCCTGACGTTTCTGACCGGGTTGCCCGCCGGGCTTCTCGGGATCGGTGGCGGATTCATCCGGGTGCCGGCGTTGACCTATCTGGTCGGCGTGACCATGCCGATCGCCGTCGGCACGAGCGTCTTCGCCATCATGGTCTCCGGCGGCATCGGGAGTCTCTCCTGGGCGCAGGCCGGCGGCGTCGAACTCGCGGTCGTCGCGCCCCTGCTGCTCGGGAGTGCGTTCGGCGCGCGGCTGGGGTCGGCCGTGACGGACCTCGTCGACGCCGAGACCGGTCGGCTGTACTTCGGGGTCATGTTGTTGTTCGGCGCGGTCGCCGTCGCGGTGCGACAGGTCGGGATCCGACTCGACGTGCCAGCACTCAGGGTGCTGGGCGTCGCGTTGATCGTCGGCTCCGCGGCCGTTGTCACGGGAACGGTGCTCTATTCGGGGATTCAAGCGGTGCGCCAGCCTCCGGAGGTGTCACCGTCGGCGGAGTGAACCGGCGATAGGTGTCACTCTCAAAACAATTAATCGGGTGGGCGCCGTGTGGGTGGTATGGCCGACGAAATCACCGACATCGACGAACTACCGTCGACGCCCCGTGACCTCGCCGACACTCACCCGGACGTGTGGGCGGCGTACACCGACCTCGGCAGGGCGACCGCGGACGCGGGCCCGATCGACGGGGAGGAAAAACGGCTCGTCAAGCTCGCGCTGGCGGTCGCCGCCGAATCGGAGGGTGCGGTCCATTCGCACGTGCGTCGCGCACTTGACGAAGGGATTTCCCCCGAGGCGCTCCGACAGGTCGCGATCCTCGCGATCCCGACCATCGGGTTTCCGGCGGCGATGGCCGCGCTGAGCTGGATCGACGACCTGGCCGAGTAACGACTACGGGCCCGGCGGATAGCCCGTTCCGCGGCCGAGAACGTCTTGCCCACGCGGCCCCGACGCCACGATATGGATCGCCCCACCAGTCCGACGATCGACCTCCTCCTCGTCTTCGGCGTGGTCTACGCGATCCAGCTGATCGCGGGTGCGTTCGGCATCGGGTCGGTCTGGTTCGCCCTCGCCACCCCGCTCGTCCGCCCCTGGACCCTCGTCACCACCGTCTACGCCCACGCCAGCATCCAGCACCTCGTGACCAACGCCGTCTCCCTCGCCCTCGTCGGGTTCGCCCTCGAACGATTCACTACACGATTCCGCTTTCACGCTTTCGTCCTCGCCACCGGCAGTCTCGCGGCCCTCGCGGAAGTTCTCGTCGCTGGCGTCCTCGGTCGGACCGTCGCGGTCCTCGGCGCGAGCGGGGCCATCCTCGCTCTCTTCGGCTACGTGCTCACGGGCAACCGTCTCGTCGACGGACTCTTTTCCCGGCTCCACCTCGGCCACCGGACGAAACTCGCACTAATCGTCGCTGCAGCAGTGGTCGTGACCCTCGCCACGGCCGAGCGCGGCGTGGCACTGATCGCCCACTCCACCGGCTTCGCGATGGGCATCGTCGCCGGACGGTATCGCTTGCTCCGGGTCGACTGAGTCGACACAAGCGGGGGTTGCTACCACATCTGAAGGAGTTATACGGCCCCGCACCGAGGTCCGACCCATGAACCAGCAGTCCCCGAACGACGCCGAGGGGCGGATGCACCACGACAAGGACCCCAGTCTCCCCTCGAACGACGTCACCGAGGGCGTCGAACGCGCCCCACACCGGGCGATGTTCCGCGCGATGGGCTACGACGACGAGGACTTCGCCGCGCCGATGATCGGCATCGCGAACCCCGCGGCCGACATCACCCCGTGCAACGTCCACCTCGACCAGGTGGCCGAATCGGCTTACGACGGCATCGACGAGGCCGAGGGCATGCCAATCGAATTCGGCACCATCACCATTTCCGACGCCATCTCGATGGGGACCGAGGGGATGAAGGCCTCGCTCATCTCCCGGGAAGTGATCGCGGACTCCGTCGAGCTGGTCTCCTTCGGCGAACGGATGGACGGGCTGGTCACCATCGGTGGGTGCGATAAGAACTTGCCCGGGATGATGATGGCCGCCATCCGGACCGACCTCCCCTCGGTGTTCCTCTATGGCGGGTCCATCATGCCCGGACGGCACGACGGCCGAGAGGTCACCATCCAGAACGTCTTCGAGGGGGTCGGCGCGGTCGCCTCGGGCGACATGAGCGTGGACGAACTCGGCGAGATGGAGCGGACCGCCTGTCCGGGCGCGGGCGCCTGCGGCGGGATGTTCACCGCCAACACGATGGCGTCGATCAGCGAGGCCATCGGGCTGGCGCCCCTGGGGAGTGCGAGCCCGCCCGCGGAGTCCGAGGGGCGCTACGACGTGGCGAGACGTGCTGGCGAACTCGCCGTCGAGGTGGTCGGGGCGGACCGCCGTCCCTCCGATATCCTCTCGAAGGAATCCTTCGAGAACGCCATCGCAGTTCAGGTCGCACTCGGCGGGTCGACGAACGGCGTCCTGCACGTGTTAGCGCTTGCCGCGGAGGCAGACGTAGCCC is a genomic window of Halanaeroarchaeum sp. HSR-CO containing:
- a CDS encoding carboxymuconolactone decarboxylase family protein, whose product is MADEITDIDELPSTPRDLADTHPDVWAAYTDLGRATADAGPIDGEEKRLVKLALAVAAESEGAVHSHVRRALDEGISPEALRQVAILAIPTIGFPAAMAALSWIDDLAE
- the ilvD gene encoding dihydroxy-acid dehydratase, whose protein sequence is MNQQSPNDAEGRMHHDKDPSLPSNDVTEGVERAPHRAMFRAMGYDDEDFAAPMIGIANPAADITPCNVHLDQVAESAYDGIDEAEGMPIEFGTITISDAISMGTEGMKASLISREVIADSVELVSFGERMDGLVTIGGCDKNLPGMMMAAIRTDLPSVFLYGGSIMPGRHDGREVTIQNVFEGVGAVASGDMSVDELGEMERTACPGAGACGGMFTANTMASISEAIGLAPLGSASPPAESEGRYDVARRAGELAVEVVGADRRPSDILSKESFENAIAVQVALGGSTNGVLHVLALAAEADVALDLADFDRISNRTPKIANLQPGGYRVMNDLHEVGGVPVVLRRLLEGGYVHGDAMTVTGRTIAEELARLDLPADEAIDVEYLYDVDDPLHEEGAIKILSGNLAPDGSVLKVTADDELFHEGPARIFENEADAMAYVQAGDIESGDVIVIRNEGPRGGPGMREMLGVTAAVVGQGHEDDVALITDGRFSGATRGPMIGHVAPEAATGGPIAALEDGDRITVDVPNRELSVALDDAEIDARLADAPDFEPPYDGGVLRKYGDAFDSAANGAVTNPAVKRDE
- a CDS encoding rhomboid family intramembrane serine protease, with amino-acid sequence MDRPTSPTIDLLLVFGVVYAIQLIAGAFGIGSVWFALATPLVRPWTLVTTVYAHASIQHLVTNAVSLALVGFALERFTTRFRFHAFVLATGSLAALAEVLVAGVLGRTVAVLGASGAILALFGYVLTGNRLVDGLFSRLHLGHRTKLALIVAAAVVVTLATAERGVALIAHSTGFAMGIVAGRYRLLRVD
- a CDS encoding helix-turn-helix transcriptional regulator, with protein sequence MSELESDAFYEAHAEYCGICANANRLKILDLLKSGEAYSVSTIEEKTDIPQSTLSQHLKIMRDQGMLTRERDGVRNFYSIADDRIIDGIEVIQGVIRDQMDE
- a CDS encoding sulfite exporter TauE/SafE family protein, which codes for MVGGVSTLSIVGFGLFGVLVGVIFGYFGMGSFMVTPTLLVFGYDATVAVGSGLAFVFGTAVIATLKHREMGQVDYTLGIVTIVGTTIGIEVGKRGLLYFRSIGLADGIVTAAYVLLLGGVGAMVILEALGEGSSGDDGDGTGRLPWVPTLGMRPCLSLRGGVNISAWTLVPLTFLTGLPAGLLGIGGGFIRVPALTYLVGVTMPIAVGTSVFAIMVSGGIGSLSWAQAGGVELAVVAPLLLGSAFGARLGSAVTDLVDAETGRLYFGVMLLFGAVAVAVRQVGIRLDVPALRVLGVALIVGSAAVVTGTVLYSGIQAVRQPPEVSPSAE